Within Mucilaginibacter inviolabilis, the genomic segment TCCATGGCAGCTATGCGCGCTTATTGGATAAAGCGCTTCAAAGACCATTTTTAACCATTGGAGTAGCTATTGTACTGTTTGTATCTGCCATTTATTTGTTTGGTGTAATTGGGTTCAGTCTGTTCCCTTCATCAGAGAAGCCGCAGTTTTTAATAAATATTACCACACCTAATCAGTCCAATCTGCCTTATACGGATAGTGTTTCGCGGGAAATTGAAAAACAATTAAAAAAGGAACCGCTTATTCAATATTATGCCACCAATGTTGGGCATGGTAATCCGCGTATTTACTATAATGTAAATGCAGAAAATAACCGCAGTGATTTTGCACAGCTTTTTGTGCAGTTAGACAATGATACCAGGCCAGATCAGAAATTAGCCTTAATACAGCGTTTGCAGCACCGTTGGGCACATTACCTGGGTGCTAAAGTAGAGGTGAAGAATTTTGAACAAGGTCCGCCTGTGGTGGCACCAATTGAGGTACGTTTGTTCGGCGATAATCTGGATACTTTACGAGCCTACTCCTTAAAAGTTGAACAATTGTTACACCAAACAGCGGGAACCATGTACGTAAATAACCCGGTAAGTTTATTGAAAAGCGATATACGTATAGCCGTAAATAAAGAAAAAGCACAGCAGTTGGGCGTAAACTCTTTGGCTGTGGATCAGATAGCAAGATTAGCCGTTACCGGCCTGGACATGGGTACTTATTACAATAACGATAATAAATACGGGTATACCGTTTTGCTTACCCGAATAAAAGAAGGGCGCCCTAGTATTGATGCTTTCAGGAATCTATATGTAAATAATGCTCAAGGCAATGCATTACCTCTAAAGCAAGTGGCAGATTTGCAGTTGGAAGCTTCACCAGCAGTTATTAATCACCAGGAAAAGAAACGGGTTGTATCGGTACAGGCTAATGTGCAGAAGAGTTTCCTGGTTAGCCGTGTAATAGATGATGTAATTCAAAAAATGGACAAACTAAAACTCCCTCCAGGTTACAGTTACGAAATGGGTGGTGAGGTAGAGTCAAAAAACAACTCTTTTGGTGGTTTTATGAGTATTATCCTGGTTACCGTATTTGTATTTATAGCGGTACTTGTATTGTTATTCAAAACATTTAAAAGTACGCTGATTATCCTTTCAGTAATACCATTAGGTGTAGTGGGGGCGGCTGTTGCACTTTGGATTACGGGTAATTCTTTGTCATTTGTCGCTATTATCGGGTTGATAGCCTTAGCCGGTATCGAAGTGAAAAATACTATTCTGTTGGTAGATTTTACTAACCAATTAAGACAACAGGGCAAGGGACTTCAGGATGCTATTCGCGAAGCCGGCGAAGTCCGGTTTTTACCCATTGTACTAACATCCCTTACTGCTATAGGTGGATTAATCCCGATCGCGACATCGACGAATCCATTGATATCGCCGCTGGCTATAGTTCTTATTGGAGGGTTAATAAGTTCTACATTGTTATCCAGGATTGTGACACCAATTGTGTACGAATTGATTCCGCCGGCAATAGAAAGCGATAAACTAGATGAATAAGTCTGAAATTATACGGATACGACAATAATAACTGTCGTGTCCGTATAATCCTTTTCATTATTTATCGGCGTTATTCAGATCCCACACTTTTAAAGATTTAATCATGGTCTTACCGTCAGAAAATAAAGATAATCCAGTAGCATCCTTATCAGGGTAAATCATGGTGGATATTACTTTTTCCCCGCTATTGCCAAAAACCTCTAATGATGATTTATCTATCAATACCTGTATTCTTACGATACCATTTGCAGATTCCATTGGGGCGGTTTGAACCAGGTTCCGGGGATCTTTATTTCCGCTCTCAGATCCGGTACAGTCTATATATAGTTCTTTTTTAGTGACATCATAGCCAATTATAATTTTTTGATTGGCACCCTTTTTTTCTGCTACAATGACTCCTGCTTTTTGGGCTTCATCCAGCTTAAATTCTACATCTATCCAGTTGGCATTGCTGTTAAAACTGCTATTGCCAGATAAATCAAAACGACCATTAATGGACAAATTTTCTTTAATAAGTTTTTTACCCTTTGATAGTTTTGAAAGTGAATTGCTTATGATGATTGAGGGAATTTGTATCAATTCTATGCCCTTGTTTGTGGTTTTTAAAGAAAGGTCATGAGGTATAGACATCTGGCCCTTCCAGGGATAGGTTTCTTTACGACCATTTTGTAGCCAGCCTAGTAATATCTTTTTGTTCCCCGGAGCATCACGCCAGGCTATGGCTGCATAAAAAGCATCACCATAATCAACAGTCAGTACTTTATCCGCAGGATTGTTATTTTTAAATGTAATGCCATCAAAATCGCCTATGTAGTACTGCATTAATGGCCCATGATCTCCACCTGAGGATACAAATAGCACCCATTTTGTACGGGTTGGATCTCCGTCAACCCTCAGCGGCAGAAGTGATGGACATTCCCAGCCATTTTTGGTATAACCAGCGGGACCAAAATCGCTTAGTTTGGTCCAGTCCTTCAGATTTTTTGAACCATAAATGCGTACCATATGTTCATCGACCATAGCAACTGTCATGATCCATTGTTGAGTGGGTTCATACCAAAATACATTCGGATCACGGAAATCGTGCATTTGTAGGTCAATAACTGGGTTATTTGCATATAATTTGTATGATAAACCATTGTCATTGCTGTACGCGATAAACTGCGATTCCTTTTTCTGCTTAGGCTGATCGGCGGTAAAGATGGCAACAATGGGAGCCTGGCCATTTACACCAAAGCCACTGGTATTATTTTTATCAAGTACTGCTGATCCTGAGTAAATCCAGGTAGTGGTGTCTTTACTCAAAACTTCAGGAATGGCTACTGGTAAATGTTTCCAATGGATGAGGTCCTTACTGGTAGCGTGCCCCCAGCTCATGTGTCCCCATTTATTTTCAAAAGGGTTATGTTGGTAATACAGGTTAAATTCTCCATTCAGGTAAATCAGACCATTAGGGTCGTTGGTCCAGTTAGTTGGTGGCGTAAAATGATAAACCGGGCGCCATTGCGGCGTAGCTGTTTCTTGTTGTGCAAATAGCCTTAAGGATATAAATAACAGGGGTACGATTATTAGTTTGGTTTTATACATGGTTCTGATATTTTTCTGATAATTACTGTTCGGGTTAACCAATATTATAACGGCGATCAGGCAAAATCTATCGGTGTGCCAATAGCTCTTTTTCGATAATCGGTTGGGGTAATACCGGTTTTTTCTTTAAATATTTTAGAGAAATAGAAATAACTGTCAAAGCCCAAGTCATAAGCAATTTGCTTTATAGGAGTAGTCGGGTTGTTCAAAAGCTCTTTGGCCCGTTCTATTTTTAATTGGATATAATATTGACCCGGTGAAAGTCCTGTATAGCTTTTAAAAGCTTTCCTGAACCAGGAGTAACCTACCTGTAATTCTTTGGCTGCCTGCTCGGGTGAAAAGTCATTTACTACATTTGAGCGGAACAACAACCTGGCTTTATTAATGATCACTTCTTTTTCTTCGCACTCTACCTCGTTTTGTTTAAAAATAAAATGAAAATTTCCCATCAGATGCAAGGCCGCTCCTGAAATTAATGGTTGATAGCCCGTGGTTTCTTTTTTTGTTACTTCAATAATGTTGTTAAACAGACTGAGTATACCCTCATGAAAACCAACGTAGATCGTTGGGTTATCTGGTCTTAAGAAGTTTTTCCTTAGTAAATTATCTGCGATATCTCCTTTTATGCCTACCCAATATTCGTCCCAGCCAGTTTCGCTGTCTGGTTTATATCGATGCCGCTCTCCTGGGAAAAGAATAATGATAGTTCCTGCCTTTATTTCGCGAGACTTGCAGCTGTCTGATTCAAAAATTCCTTTACCTCGTGTAATATAAATGATTTGGTATTCATTTAACACGCGCCCCATGTCCCAGTTAAAATAATGATGAGCAGGGTGGGTCTTAAATGGGTATAAACCTGTGGCTCCAATATGGGTACAACCCGTATTTAAAACACATAGCCCCCAGTTTTCATCTTCGCGGCTTACAGGTAGATATTTATAATAGTTGATCATGTAATTATGCTACTATAACGATTTAGTGGGTGGAAAACACCCAACTTACTATAACGATAGTACCAAAGAATTGTGGTTTATAAACATTAAAAATAGGAACATTTTACGTATAAACAAGACCGGTGTCAAAAAGTGTAAGTTAAATATCAAAACCTATATTTCAATTTAGCCTCAGTAAAATACTTTTGAATATCAATTTAAATTTTTTCTCGGGTATAAGCGAGTGGATAATTCTAAGTCTTCTGTCTTTTAAATGGTTACGTTTAAAATATTATAAATCGCAATGATGAAAAAAATAATGGGCCTGGTTTTAGGAGTATTTTGTTTAGGCATATGCACGGCACAAACTCCGCAACTAAAAGTTAATTGGAATGAAGTGGTTATGATTTCTAAGTCGACTCCTACACTGCAGGTAGTTGGCAATTCTATGCTGCGTCGGAAGGCGCCAATGCACGATGGCTCTTTTGACGCGCTGCGTAATCTAAACGCCGATTATGTGCGTTATGTACCCTGGTTTCCGTATCCAAAGCTGGCTGTAGCCGAATTGGAGGCTCCAACCGCTACTAAAACATCGTGGGATTTTAGTTTGATAGATCCAATGACGATAGACTTTCTGGAAGCCACCCAAGGACATTCTGTAATTATGAATTTTAGCACCATACCGCAATGGATGTTTAAAACGGAGAAGCCTGTTGCTTATCCCGAAGACGCCAACCAGGTTGCCTGGAATTATGGTGGTGGTACTGAGTTGAGAGATACTACCATGAAAGAGCTGACGGATTATTATGTGCGCCTCATCAGTTGGTACACCCAAGGTGGATTTACTGATGAGTTGGGGAAATACCACAAATCTGGTTATCATTATGAAATTCCGTACTGGGAAGTATTAAATGAGCCCGATCTGGAACATAACATGTCACCACAAACCTATACCAAAATTTATGATGCTATGGTAACAGCAATAAAAGCCGTGTTACCCAATATTAAATTTGTAGGACTGGCGCTTGCGTATGAAAGACCTGAATGGTTTGAATATTTTCTGAATCCGGCTAATCATAAACCGGGCATTCCGTTGGACATGATATCTTATCACTGTTACGCCAATGCTAACAGCAATCAAAAGTTTGAGGCGTACGAATATTCAGTATTTGATAAAGCGGAGCATTTTATAAGTATAGTAGCCTACATCGAAAGTATTCGCAAACGGCTATCACCAAATACTAAAACAGATATTAATGAACTGGGAACGTTTGTAAGCGGCGAAATGCGTGATCAACCCATTACTCCGGCTTACTGGAACCTGTCTGCAAGTGTGTATGCTTATTTCTTTATAGAACTTACCAAAGCCGGTATTGATGTTATAGGTGAATCTCAACTAGTTGGCTTTCCCAGTCAGTATCCGGATGTAAGTATGATTAATTATGAAAAGAATAAACCCAATGCCCGCTTTTGGGTACTCAAACTCATAAAAGACAATATTAATCCGGGCAGTAAATTGGTAAGAACCAATATAGAAGGGAATAATGGGGATGATATTGTTGCGCAGGGATTTATAGATGGAGGAGATAAAAAGATACTGATCCTTAATAAACGTAATAAAACCATTAAGATAAAAGTGCCACAGGATATTAAAGCTGCTAAATTGAGTATGCTTGATAGTACCATTGGAGATAAAGAGCCTGTGCAATCAACATTAAACAACGATTTTATTGAGATTAAGCCTTTTGCCGTTGCTATGCTTGTTGCAGGTAAATAAGGATACTAAAATCATATCTTTTATGCGGGTATTTAAATCAAAAACTATAAGGCAATTATAATGAATAGGTTCTTATTTCTCTTTATAATCATTTTCTATAGTTTGAGTATTGCTCATGCACAGGTAAGCAAATTAAAAGAACAATTTATCCATCCACCTAACAGCGCTAAACCGGGTGTATACTGGTATTTTATGGATGGCAATATGTCGGAAAAATCGATCACTGCTGATTTGGAGGCCATGAAGAAAGCCGGAATAGGTAACCTCATTTTTCTGGAGGTAAATGTAGGGATCCCACGCGGTCCTGTTGAATTTTTAAGCGAAGAGTGGCAGGGTATGTTTGTTCACGCGGTAAAAGAAGCTAAGCGTTTAGGGATAGAGATAACATTAGGGATAGGACCGGGTTGGACAGGTAGCGGCGGTCCTTGGGTACCTATAGAGAAGTCTATGCAGCATTTGGTCAGTAGTTCTGTCAATATAACCGGAGGCAAAAAACAACCCATTATTTTACCTAAACCCTTACCTAAGCAGCCTTATTTTGGTGAAGGCGCTTTTACACCTGAACTAAAAAAACAGTGGAATGATTTTTATGAAGATGTAGCTGTGCTGGCTTATCCAACTCCATCGACAGCAACCTCAAAAATAACTGATATCGATGAAAAAGCTTTATTTTATCGCGCACCTTATTCATCTGTTAGAGGGGTTAAACAATATCTGCCAACAACAGCCGAATACGTTGAGCCAGCTAAAAATGCGGTGATTGATAGGTCTAAAATTATAGATCTTACGGGTAGGCTCCAGCCTGATGGTACGATCAATTGGATGGCGCCAAAAGGTAAGTGGACTATCATGCGTTTTGGCCGCAGGAACAACGGTGCTATTACCCGTCCGGCTCCAGTACCAGGTTTGGGCTTTGAGGCTGACAAATTTGATATCGTAGCACTTAACGCTCATTTGGATAACTATATAGGCAAATTGATAAGGAAAACCGGCATTCCGGACTTAAAAGATGAAGGTGGTTTAAAAAGACTGCATATGGACAGTTGGGAAATGGGGGCTCAAAACTGGACTTCCCATTTTCGTGAAGAATTTAGAAAGCGCAGAGGGTACGATCCTTTAACCTATTATCCGGTGTATGCAGGTAATATTGTTGAAAGCAATGAAGTAAGTGAACGCTTTTTATGGGATCTTAGGCAAACGGCGCAAGAACTTGTCTTAGAAAACCATGCGCAACAGGTTAAAGCATATGCCAGGCGTTATGGGTTACAGTTATCTATTGAGCCTTACGATATGAACCCTACGGCCGATTTGGAATTGGGTAATATTGCCGATGTGCCTATGTGCGAATTCTGGAGTAAAGGATGGGGCTTTAATTCATCATTTAGTTGTATTGAGTCTACTTCAATAGGTCACGTCAATGGGAAATCGTTGATCCCGGCAGAGGCTTTTACCGCTCAGGATGAGGTTTGGAAACAATATCCCGGATCAATGAAAAACCAGGGCGACTGGGCTTTTGCCACTGGTATCAATCGTTTTGTATACCATACCTTTCAGAACCAGTTCCTGGCCGATTCATTGCGCCCCGGTGCCACCATGGGCCCTTATGGTGTGCATTGGGACAGAAACCAAACCTGGTGGCCAATGGTTGGCAGTTATCATGAATATATATCACGCTGCCAGTATATTTTACAGCAGGGCCGTGCTGTTGCTGATATACTTTATTTAACCCCCGAAGGCTCGCCGCATGTGTTTCGTCCACCTTCATCAGCAATGGATGGTGATGTGATCATGCCTGACAGAAAGGGTTATAATTTTGATGGTTGTGCACCGGGTCAGCTTTATCGGGCAAGCGTGCAAAATGGTATGATTGTATTTCCTGGCGGGGCCAGTTATAGGCTACTTGTATTACCAGCAGTTAAAACCATGACACCAGCCTTACTTCAGAAAATAATGGCGCTCGTAAATGATGGCGCTGTGGTAGTAGGGGTACCTCCTGTAAAATCGCCGGGATTATCCGGGTATCCCTTATGTGACGTACAGGTTGGTACATTAGCTAAAACACTTTGGGGTACTTTGCAAGAACCTGATCAGCAAAGTATACATCCATATGGAAAAGGCAAAGTGATATGGGGAGGCAATCTGGATAAACAGATCAATGATCTTTATCCTGAATATGACCTTACAGCTCAACTATTAAAGTCGATGGCTGTTGAACAAGATTTTGCTGCCGATGGTACATTGCGTTACACACACCGAATGACAGATGATGCTGATATTTATTTTGTAGCTAACAGAACAGGAGCCACTGTAGAAACAAGCGCAACTTTCAGGAGTAATAAGGGTAATCCGCAGCTTTGGGATGCCGTAACCGGCGAAATAAGGCCACTGCCAGAATATACTGTAAATGGACAGTTAACCACCGTGCCGTTAAAGCTTGATGCTTATGAAAGCTGTTTTATTGTGTTTGCCGGGGCTGAATCTTCTATGCCATTTACTCATAAAAACTTTGCTGTAAATACGATAATCAAAACATTTGATGGCCCCTGGCAGGTCTCGTTTGATACTAAATGGGGTGGCCCCAAAAGTATCCGTTTTGATCAGTTAGTGGATTGGACATTGAGGCCAGAAGATGGTATCAGGCATTATTCCGGTACAGCAACCTATTACAAGGACTTTGATATGCCGGTAAAAACAGGTAAGATGAATAAAAGCATATATCTGGATTTAGGCGAAGTTAACCAGATGGCCCGCGTTAAACTCAACGGGAAAGATATGGGTGTGGTTTGGACAGCACCCTGGCGCGTGAATATGAATAACGCCATTTTGAAAAAACACAACAAGCTTCAAATTGAAGTAGTGAATTTATGGGCAAACAGGTTGATCGGTGATGCCAATTTTCCGGATGATGGTATACTAAATGGACGCTGGCCTGACTGGTTAACCCAGGGCAAGCCGAGAACAAGCCATAGGTATACATTCTCAACCTATAACTATTACACAAAAGATTCCCCTTTAATAAAATCGGGTCTGGTAGGTCCTGTTACAATCCAGGAAAGTAATCGTTAATATTCATAAAATATTACAACACGTAATATCACACCATAAGATGATCAACAGTAATTTAACTATCGGGGTATTTGGAATAGGCTTAGATGTTTATTGGAAGCAATTTGATGGGCTCAAAACATATTTGGAAGGTTGCCTGGAAACATTATGCTTAAAATTTGACGACATACCGGTACGCATTGTTAACGCCGGAATAATAGATACCGTTAATAAGGCTTTTGATGCGGGGAAACAATTCAGACAGGAGGATGTAAATATGGTGTTTTTGTATGTAGGTACCTATGCACTATCGTCAACTGTAATGCCTGTGGTGCAAAAGTTAAACGTACCCGTTATTGTACTTAATCTTTCTCCGGAAGCTTGTATTGATTATCAAAGCTTTAATCAATTAACTGATCGCACAACAATGACAGGAGTCTGGTTAAGGCATTGTTCCGCTTGCCCGGTGCCCGAGATAGCTAATGTTTTTAAACGCACAGGTATTAATTTTCATCAGGTGACAGGTGTACTTGAGAATGATGAGATAAGCCATAAGGAAATAACGGAATGGGTAGAGGCCGCTAATGTGGCACACATTATGCAAAGTAACCGGATGGGATGTATGGGTAACTATTACTCAGGTATGCTTGATATCTATACTGATCTTACTCTGCAGATAAAGTATTTTGGTGGGCATTTTGAACATATTGAGGTAGAGGAGCTTACCGCTATCAAAAATACTGTCACCCAGGATGAAGCAGAGGGACGCATAGCAGAATTTTATGTGAAATTTGATATACAGGATGATTGCTCTTATGCAGAGTTACTGAGGGCTGCCAAAACATCTGTAGCGATGGATAAGTTAATAGCCAGGTACCAGCTTGGGGCATTTGCTTATTATCATAAAGGAACCGGCAATCCCGATAATGAAGATACCATGAGCTCTATTATTTTAGGGAACTCATTGCTTACTGCTAATGGTATACCGGTAGCAGGCGAGTTTGAAATAAAGAATGCACAGGCAATGAAGATCATGGATAGTTTTGGTGCAGGCGGTTCCTTTACAGAATATTATGCCATGGATTATAAAGATGATGTGGTTTTGATGGGGCATGATGGTCCGGGTCATATTGCTATTGCCGAAGGCCGTACAAAGGTAAAGCCTTTACAGGTTTATCATGGTAAAGTAGGGCGGGGGCTTTCGGTTGAGATGACTGTTAAATGCGGCCCGGTTACCTGTCTCTCTATTCTTGAAAAAGGGAACGGCGAACTCATGATGTTGGTTGCCGAAGGAGAGTCTGTTGATGGACCTATTCTTCAAATAGGAAACACTAACAGCAGGTATAAATTCCCTATCGGTTCCCGTGAATTTGTTAACAATTGGAATAGTTATGGGCCCGCACACCATTGCGCTGTAGGGGTGGGGCATATCAGTAGTAAGCTTAAAAAACTATCGGCAATATTAGGCATGGATATGGTAAAGGTATGTTGAAATGTTAAATGTGTTTTCAGTGCTGGTGAGCTTCTTATTTTATTGAAAAATTGCGATCTGATTGCAACAAAGCTCATACAGCGCAATTAGCGAAAAACATAAACCTATAAAAATAAGCAGGCTTCTTGCCCAATTCATCGTACTCCATTCTTTCCAAGCCCTGGATAGTTTTTCAATATCTGATAATT encodes:
- a CDS encoding efflux RND transporter permease subunit, with product MKISEYAVKNSQFTLVIFIMIIALGVTTMLNMPRSEDPEMHPPAFLVIVNYPGTSPRDIEDRVVTPLEKTIGGLDDIKRIRTNISNGVAVLRVEYKYSSNIDSKYQEIVREVNNKRSELPADITNIEIQKQQPTDVNVLQVALVSENAPRSLLQHFAEKLQDELEKVSSLKQVAIFGLPGQQVRIELDLEKMAQMHLPVSAVINSLHSEMASVPGGSVDAAHLTFNIKSNDYRTLDAVNSTIVYAANGKNILLKDIAHVYYGYGEEKHITRLNGHRCVFVTAAQKDGENINKTQADYIKVLINFKKLLPVNVDLVQNFDQADNVSRRLTGLSHDFIIAILLVAVTLLPLGLRPAVIVMISIPLSLAIGIVLLQLFGFNLNQLSIVGLVVALGLLVDDSIVVVENIERWMLEGHSRLEATLKATGQIGKAVVGCTVILIIAFMPLVFLPEGSGDFIRCLPLAVIFCVLASMLVSLTIIPFLSSRLLKNHTGNPEGNFLMRALKRLIHGSYARLLDKALQRPFLTIGVAIVLFVSAIYLFGVIGFSLFPSSEKPQFLINITTPNQSNLPYTDSVSREIEKQLKKEPLIQYYATNVGHGNPRIYYNVNAENNRSDFAQLFVQLDNDTRPDQKLALIQRLQHRWAHYLGAKVEVKNFEQGPPVVAPIEVRLFGDNLDTLRAYSLKVEQLLHQTAGTMYVNNPVSLLKSDIRIAVNKEKAQQLGVNSLAVDQIARLAVTGLDMGTYYNNDNKYGYTVLLTRIKEGRPSIDAFRNLYVNNAQGNALPLKQVADLQLEASPAVINHQEKKRVVSVQANVQKSFLVSRVIDDVIQKMDKLKLPPGYSYEMGGEVESKNNSFGGFMSIILVTVFVFIAVLVLLFKTFKSTLIILSVIPLGVVGAAVALWITGNSLSFVAIIGLIALAGIEVKNTILLVDFTNQLRQQGKGLQDAIREAGEVRFLPIVLTSLTAIGGLIPIATSTNPLISPLAIVLIGGLISSTLLSRIVTPIVYELIPPAIESDKLDE
- a CDS encoding glycoside hydrolase family 32 protein; its protein translation is MYKTKLIIVPLLFISLRLFAQQETATPQWRPVYHFTPPTNWTNDPNGLIYLNGEFNLYYQHNPFENKWGHMSWGHATSKDLIHWKHLPVAIPEVLSKDTTTWIYSGSAVLDKNNTSGFGVNGQAPIVAIFTADQPKQKKESQFIAYSNDNGLSYKLYANNPVIDLQMHDFRDPNVFWYEPTQQWIMTVAMVDEHMVRIYGSKNLKDWTKLSDFGPAGYTKNGWECPSLLPLRVDGDPTRTKWVLFVSSGGDHGPLMQYYIGDFDGITFKNNNPADKVLTVDYGDAFYAAIAWRDAPGNKKILLGWLQNGRKETYPWKGQMSIPHDLSLKTTNKGIELIQIPSIIISNSLSKLSKGKKLIKENLSINGRFDLSGNSSFNSNANWIDVEFKLDEAQKAGVIVAEKKGANQKIIIGYDVTKKELYIDCTGSESGNKDPRNLVQTAPMESANGIVRIQVLIDKSSLEVFGNSGEKVISTMIYPDKDATGLSLFSDGKTMIKSLKVWDLNNADK
- a CDS encoding AraC family transcriptional regulator, which gives rise to MINYYKYLPVSREDENWGLCVLNTGCTHIGATGLYPFKTHPAHHYFNWDMGRVLNEYQIIYITRGKGIFESDSCKSREIKAGTIIILFPGERHRYKPDSETGWDEYWVGIKGDIADNLLRKNFLRPDNPTIYVGFHEGILSLFNNIIEVTKKETTGYQPLISGAALHLMGNFHFIFKQNEVECEEKEVIINKARLLFRSNVVNDFSPEQAAKELQVGYSWFRKAFKSYTGLSPGQYYIQLKIERAKELLNNPTTPIKQIAYDLGFDSYFYFSKIFKEKTGITPTDYRKRAIGTPIDFA
- a CDS encoding GH39 family glycosyl hydrolase translates to MMKKIMGLVLGVFCLGICTAQTPQLKVNWNEVVMISKSTPTLQVVGNSMLRRKAPMHDGSFDALRNLNADYVRYVPWFPYPKLAVAELEAPTATKTSWDFSLIDPMTIDFLEATQGHSVIMNFSTIPQWMFKTEKPVAYPEDANQVAWNYGGGTELRDTTMKELTDYYVRLISWYTQGGFTDELGKYHKSGYHYEIPYWEVLNEPDLEHNMSPQTYTKIYDAMVTAIKAVLPNIKFVGLALAYERPEWFEYFLNPANHKPGIPLDMISYHCYANANSNQKFEAYEYSVFDKAEHFISIVAYIESIRKRLSPNTKTDINELGTFVSGEMRDQPITPAYWNLSASVYAYFFIELTKAGIDVIGESQLVGFPSQYPDVSMINYEKNKPNARFWVLKLIKDNINPGSKLVRTNIEGNNGDDIVAQGFIDGGDKKILILNKRNKTIKIKVPQDIKAAKLSMLDSTIGDKEPVQSTLNNDFIEIKPFAVAMLVAGK
- a CDS encoding glycosyl hydrolase, with the protein product MNRFLFLFIIIFYSLSIAHAQVSKLKEQFIHPPNSAKPGVYWYFMDGNMSEKSITADLEAMKKAGIGNLIFLEVNVGIPRGPVEFLSEEWQGMFVHAVKEAKRLGIEITLGIGPGWTGSGGPWVPIEKSMQHLVSSSVNITGGKKQPIILPKPLPKQPYFGEGAFTPELKKQWNDFYEDVAVLAYPTPSTATSKITDIDEKALFYRAPYSSVRGVKQYLPTTAEYVEPAKNAVIDRSKIIDLTGRLQPDGTINWMAPKGKWTIMRFGRRNNGAITRPAPVPGLGFEADKFDIVALNAHLDNYIGKLIRKTGIPDLKDEGGLKRLHMDSWEMGAQNWTSHFREEFRKRRGYDPLTYYPVYAGNIVESNEVSERFLWDLRQTAQELVLENHAQQVKAYARRYGLQLSIEPYDMNPTADLELGNIADVPMCEFWSKGWGFNSSFSCIESTSIGHVNGKSLIPAEAFTAQDEVWKQYPGSMKNQGDWAFATGINRFVYHTFQNQFLADSLRPGATMGPYGVHWDRNQTWWPMVGSYHEYISRCQYILQQGRAVADILYLTPEGSPHVFRPPSSAMDGDVIMPDRKGYNFDGCAPGQLYRASVQNGMIVFPGGASYRLLVLPAVKTMTPALLQKIMALVNDGAVVVGVPPVKSPGLSGYPLCDVQVGTLAKTLWGTLQEPDQQSIHPYGKGKVIWGGNLDKQINDLYPEYDLTAQLLKSMAVEQDFAADGTLRYTHRMTDDADIYFVANRTGATVETSATFRSNKGNPQLWDAVTGEIRPLPEYTVNGQLTTVPLKLDAYESCFIVFAGAESSMPFTHKNFAVNTIIKTFDGPWQVSFDTKWGGPKSIRFDQLVDWTLRPEDGIRHYSGTATYYKDFDMPVKTGKMNKSIYLDLGEVNQMARVKLNGKDMGVVWTAPWRVNMNNAILKKHNKLQIEVVNLWANRLIGDANFPDDGILNGRWPDWLTQGKPRTSHRYTFSTYNYYTKDSPLIKSGLVGPVTIQESNR
- a CDS encoding arabinose isomerase yields the protein MINSNLTIGVFGIGLDVYWKQFDGLKTYLEGCLETLCLKFDDIPVRIVNAGIIDTVNKAFDAGKQFRQEDVNMVFLYVGTYALSSTVMPVVQKLNVPVIVLNLSPEACIDYQSFNQLTDRTTMTGVWLRHCSACPVPEIANVFKRTGINFHQVTGVLENDEISHKEITEWVEAANVAHIMQSNRMGCMGNYYSGMLDIYTDLTLQIKYFGGHFEHIEVEELTAIKNTVTQDEAEGRIAEFYVKFDIQDDCSYAELLRAAKTSVAMDKLIARYQLGAFAYYHKGTGNPDNEDTMSSIILGNSLLTANGIPVAGEFEIKNAQAMKIMDSFGAGGSFTEYYAMDYKDDVVLMGHDGPGHIAIAEGRTKVKPLQVYHGKVGRGLSVEMTVKCGPVTCLSILEKGNGELMMLVAEGESVDGPILQIGNTNSRYKFPIGSREFVNNWNSYGPAHHCAVGVGHISSKLKKLSAILGMDMVKVC